The following are from one region of the bacterium genome:
- a CDS encoding tetratricopeptide repeat protein, protein MGVRQSVVLFADIIGCSEISNNCNIVEYDKIISEFHNTCAAACSILFPTNEYSSNEIEITIRGDELCLILHSGLDVATDNYWAVPVNKASIIKDVQQAVRLAFGLKLLWLISNYNKARMKCALLPRDIGIGINIGPVMFSVHQSPVRQNTSEGYSINLAKRIEGISRLGYHSKIFVCRELAHICSTNDVLVAFTEGKIYEIKGITTPPYLHEIKDINDNKIVTKSAIMQELKKITQDDLELYYNAACTYIHEFWLRKLVRYILLASNDKRAFDLLKEANLLQPDELIGNLLEKGHSHFYMHDFTEAISHYHKILEIDSNFSRALYNLALCYHKIGDNDNALTYFNQYMSLTHIEAHPFTEIGFIYAEMGKYDKAIEFFRKAREIDPNNIEPLIEMSLVYADKKDFESALACLDEGKHLNPTNDALYIAYGHISRELGDIKSSLDYLNKAISLNPNNEDAYIELGITQGEIPDLPLALNTLQKAIEINPFNPSANYNIACIFAMNADNEKALSYLNNAIKANKKYKGFAAEDKSFAIINTTDAFKILIS, encoded by the coding sequence ATGGGTGTTAGACAATCTGTTGTATTATTTGCTGATATCATAGGATGTTCAGAAATATCAAACAATTGTAATATTGTGGAATATGATAAAATAATTTCAGAATTTCATAATACTTGTGCAGCAGCTTGTTCTATATTATTTCCTACTAACGAATATTCATCAAATGAAATCGAAATAACAATTCGTGGAGACGAATTGTGTTTGATTTTGCATTCTGGTCTTGATGTCGCTACAGATAATTATTGGGCAGTTCCGGTAAATAAAGCAAGTATAATAAAAGATGTGCAGCAAGCAGTACGCCTTGCTTTTGGACTTAAGTTGCTGTGGTTAATATCGAATTATAATAAAGCAAGGATGAAGTGTGCGTTATTACCACGTGATATTGGTATAGGTATAAATATTGGTCCAGTTATGTTCTCGGTGCATCAATCACCTGTAAGGCAAAACACATCAGAGGGATATTCTATTAATCTTGCCAAACGTATTGAGGGAATTTCAAGACTTGGCTATCATTCAAAGATATTTGTTTGCCGTGAGTTGGCACACATATGTAGTACGAATGATGTCTTGGTTGCGTTTACTGAAGGTAAAATATATGAAATAAAAGGGATAACAACACCGCCATATTTGCATGAGATAAAAGACATAAATGATAACAAAATTGTTACAAAATCTGCAATTATGCAGGAATTAAAGAAAATTACACAAGATGATCTGGAACTATATTACAATGCAGCATGTACATATATACATGAATTCTGGCTTAGAAAATTAGTGCGTTATATTCTTCTGGCTTCAAATGATAAACGTGCCTTTGATTTGCTTAAAGAAGCAAATTTACTTCAACCAGATGAATTAATAGGAAATCTACTTGAAAAAGGTCATTCACATTTTTATATGCATGATTTTACTGAAGCAATTTCACATTATCATAAGATATTGGAAATCGATAGTAACTTCTCACGCGCTCTTTATAACTTAGCGCTTTGTTATCACAAAATCGGAGATAATGATAATGCTCTTACTTATTTTAACCAGTATATGTCATTAACTCACATTGAAGCACATCCTTTTACTGAAATTGGGTTTATCTATGCTGAAATGGGTAAATATGATAAAGCTATAGAATTTTTTAGAAAAGCACGAGAAATTGATCCAAATAATATTGAACCTCTTATTGAAATGAGCCTAGTTTATGCTGACAAGAAAGATTTTGAATCTGCTCTTGCTTGTTTAGATGAAGGCAAGCACTTGAATCCTACTAATGATGCTTTATATATAGCATATGGTCATATAAGTAGAGAACTGGGAGATATAAAGTCATCACTAGATTATTTAAATAAAGCCATTTCATTAAATCCAAACAATGAAGATGCATATATAGAATTAGGTATTACACAGGGTGAAATACCCGATTTGCCTCTTGCACTAAATACATTGCAAAAGGCCATCGAAATAAATCCATTTAATCCTTCCGCTAATTATAATATTGCATGTATTTTCGCGATGAATGCTGATAATGAAAAAGCTTTATCATATCTCAATAATGCGATAAAGGCAAATAAAAAATATAAAGGTTTTGCAGCAGAAGATAAATCATTTGCCATTATTAATACTACTGATGCTTTCAAGATACTTATATCATAA
- a CDS encoding TlpA disulfide reductase family protein yields MFIVLLLLFFSACDHDDPQYSVPDFTLPDVYGNEVNLYGYLSQSPVVIIPWAMWCKMSIEELDALLLYGDTLHSIRVTVFAISQDGSQYASQVTDTAFEHDWVYEYEILLDTANIIRDLYDIQAMPSTIAIDMSGDIVYRHEGYKTGDEIIIVDTLKAIFGD; encoded by the coding sequence TTGTTTATTGTATTATTGCTCCTATTTTTTTCAGCCTGCGATCACGACGATCCCCAATACTCCGTCCCCGACTTCACCCTACCTGATGTTTATGGCAATGAGGTCAACCTCTACGGCTATCTAAGTCAAAGTCCAGTGGTAATTATTCCCTGGGCAATGTGGTGCAAAATGAGTATAGAGGAACTGGATGCCCTTTTGCTTTATGGTGATACCCTGCATTCGATACGTGTCACTGTTTTTGCGATCAGCCAGGATGGGAGCCAATATGCGTCGCAGGTTACGGACACTGCTTTTGAGCATGACTGGGTATACGAATACGAGATCCTGCTGGATACGGCAAACATCATCCGCGATCTGTATGACATTCAGGCAATGCCATCCACAATCGCGATTGACATGAGCGGCGATATTGTTTATAGGCACGAAGGTTACAAAACTGGGGATGAAATTATTATTGTCGATACGTTGAAAGCAATATTTGGAGATTAA
- a CDS encoding KH domain-containing protein — protein sequence MKELVEIIVKALVDNPEKVVIKEISGDKSIIYELRVGEGDMGKVIGKKGRTASAIRTIIAAVAMKQGKRAVIEILE from the coding sequence ATGAAAGAGCTTGTGGAAATCATTGTAAAAGCGTTAGTGGATAATCCGGAAAAAGTTGTGATAAAAGAAATCTCCGGCGACAAGAGCATTATTTATGAACTCAGGGTCGGCGAAGGCGATATGGGTAAGGTGATCGGTAAAAAAGGCAGAACAGCAAGCGCGATCAGGACGATCATTGCCGCCGTGGCAATGAAGCAAGGAAAACGCGCGGTAATAGAGATCCTCGAATAA
- a CDS encoding kelch repeat-containing protein, translated as MNNRFLVCLVLFLSLGFAQKKVVKKSDVVRLSPRLLNYQGYLTDTLGNPITNSSLSLSFAIFDSPSGGSQKWTETQSSVSVDKGIFNVLLGSVTPIPDSVFTASTNRYLQLTVAGQVVSPRTPIVSMGYAYTSTYSDTAQYARAAPTTGVPQGYCILGPTTTPPPGYTYIDLYSDFTRPESWQTRADMPTGRSELAVVEVNGRIYALGGLLGGNVPINTNEEYDPVSNTWRPREVMLANHAGFGAAAINGKIYSIGGWAGGSFTEEYDPIANTWQVRAYAPISLQFFGCCAVNGRIYVIGGGSGAQTGNYEYNPDSNTWRSRADMPTGRRYLAAVAVNGKIYAIGGQDGSNNPLQTNEEYDPVTNTWQTRANMPTARFGLAAVGANGKVYALGGWNTGSAATNEEYDPVTNTWQTRVSMPTARAAFGACVVSSKIYAIGGNGGDQKNEEYQSLLVKYYLHMKN; from the coding sequence ATGAATAATAGATTTCTTGTATGTCTTGTGCTTTTTTTGTCGCTTGGCTTCGCGCAAAAAAAAGTCGTAAAGAAATCCGATGTGGTAAGGCTGTCGCCCCGCCTGCTCAATTATCAAGGTTATCTTACTGACACGCTCGGCAACCCGATCACGAATTCGTCTCTTTCGCTATCATTTGCAATATTCGACAGTCCTTCCGGCGGTTCTCAGAAATGGACCGAGACTCAAAGCTCAGTCAGCGTAGACAAGGGCATCTTTAACGTGCTCCTGGGCAGCGTCACGCCGATCCCGGATTCTGTATTCACGGCAAGCACCAACCGTTATCTACAATTGACCGTTGCGGGACAGGTCGTATCACCCCGGACACCGATCGTTTCCATGGGCTACGCTTATACATCCACCTATTCTGATACTGCCCAATACGCACGCGCGGCACCAACCACGGGCGTACCCCAGGGGTACTGCATACTAGGACCGACGACGACTCCGCCGCCCGGATACACGTACATAGATCTTTATAGCGACTTCACGCGGCCTGAATCATGGCAGACACGGGCTGACATGCCCACCGGGCGCAGCGAGCTTGCCGTTGTAGAAGTTAACGGCAGAATATACGCCTTGGGTGGACTCCTTGGTGGTAATGTTCCCATAAATACTAACGAAGAATATGACCCGGTCTCGAACACCTGGCGACCCCGTGAAGTCATGCTTGCCAACCATGCGGGGTTTGGCGCCGCAGCTATCAACGGTAAGATCTACTCGATCGGTGGTTGGGCCGGTGGCAGTTTCACCGAAGAATACGATCCCATCGCTAACACCTGGCAGGTCAGGGCGTATGCACCTATTTCGCTCCAGTTTTTTGGATGTTGCGCGGTCAACGGCAGGATCTATGTTATCGGCGGCGGTTCCGGCGCTCAAACAGGCAATTACGAATACAACCCGGACTCTAACACATGGCGATCTCGAGCCGACATGCCCACTGGGCGCAGATATCTAGCTGCGGTGGCGGTTAATGGCAAGATCTACGCGATCGGTGGGCAGGATGGCTCGAACAATCCCTTGCAAACAAACGAAGAATATGATCCTGTAACGAACACATGGCAGACGCGAGCGAACATGCCCACGGCACGTTTTGGGTTGGCAGCGGTCGGGGCGAACGGCAAGGTGTATGCCCTGGGTGGATGGAATACTGGCTCAGCAGCGACGAATGAAGAATATGACCCGGTCACAAATACCTGGCAGACGCGGGTAAGCATGCCCACGGCACGCGCCGCTTTTGGCGCCTGCGTGGTAAGCAGTAAAATTTACGCGATCGGCGGGAACGGCGGTGACCAGAAGAACGAGGAATATCAATCCCTGCTGGTTAAATACTATCTTCACATGAAAAATTAA
- a CDS encoding ParA family protein, which translates to MAKKVSIINMKGGVGKSTLAINLAWQFAGLRKWDKKVLVVDLDPQFNASQYLIGVRKYQTIIAKNIPTIWEIFEQQTHSPGKSSSEPLDPQSVLFNVVEYPDGSRIDLIPSRLELAYSLRNPGQKESLLAKLIVKIEDKYDLILLDCAPTESVLTTAAYLTSDYVLVPVKPEFLSTIGLPLLVRSMQEFEEGPYASHKLSLAGIVFNHSSDYIPEEVKSKREVKSVAAKYGWYVFKAEVSFSRSYPKGAREGKPIFSTTYARSYQANRFHSFAVEFAERIDL; encoded by the coding sequence ATGGCTAAAAAAGTATCGATAATCAATATGAAAGGTGGTGTTGGTAAATCTACGTTAGCTATTAATTTAGCATGGCAGTTTGCAGGGCTTCGCAAGTGGGATAAGAAAGTGCTTGTTGTTGATCTGGATCCGCAATTTAATGCAAGTCAATATCTGATTGGTGTCCGTAAATATCAAACAATAATTGCTAAAAATATCCCAACTATATGGGAAATATTTGAACAGCAAACGCACTCACCTGGTAAGTCGTCATCTGAACCACTTGATCCACAGTCCGTATTATTTAATGTTGTTGAATATCCGGATGGCAGCCGGATTGATTTAATACCTTCGCGCTTAGAACTAGCTTATTCCTTGCGCAATCCAGGACAGAAAGAAAGTCTTCTTGCGAAACTTATTGTTAAAATTGAGGATAAATATGATTTGATACTGTTAGATTGTGCACCTACAGAATCTGTACTTACCACTGCAGCTTATTTGACAAGTGACTACGTACTGGTACCCGTAAAACCGGAATTTTTATCTACTATAGGATTGCCATTACTTGTTCGGTCCATGCAGGAATTTGAGGAAGGTCCATATGCAAGTCATAAACTTTCACTTGCGGGAATAGTGTTCAATCATTCATCTGACTATATACCAGAAGAGGTTAAATCTAAAAGGGAAGTAAAGTCTGTTGCTGCAAAATATGGATGGTATGTATTTAAAGCAGAAGTAAGTTTTTCTCGCTCATATCCTAAAGGTGCTCGGGAAGGTAAACCAATATTTAGTACTACATATGCACGGTCTTATCAAGCAAATAGATTTCATAGCTTTGCAGTAGAATTTGCAGAAAGGATAGACTTGTGA
- a CDS encoding ATP-binding protein, with the protein MNLQELVGRARLLFSKAPVRMMIFDLVNGKRSAKEIARKSGKSLIAVLQSLQKMRDLELIIYKKTDGGKIIKKNNSIIYEKVPLLKHLSKSYFRHPTKLPVSQENKMSKKGVRNIKGVSIPVEKEILDICNSGEDQLYEFKRAGVDMRILSKEICAFANTRLGGLIFYGVEDDGAIGNADMRRQVFDQRLQNSIRNNISPALAVKIIEKDVVGHKIFLICISPWNQSDVYQFDGRVYIKHGTNVFVAKPEELKKLHSGKYVV; encoded by the coding sequence ATGAATTTACAGGAACTTGTAGGACGTGCGAGATTATTATTTTCAAAGGCACCTGTGCGTATGATGATTTTTGATCTGGTTAATGGGAAAAGATCTGCAAAAGAAATAGCACGAAAGAGCGGGAAATCATTAATTGCAGTCCTTCAATCTCTGCAAAAAATGCGAGATTTAGAATTAATAATTTACAAAAAAACGGATGGAGGTAAAATAATAAAGAAGAACAATTCAATTATTTACGAAAAGGTTCCATTGCTTAAACATCTCTCGAAATCTTATTTTAGACATCCCACAAAACTTCCTGTTTCTCAAGAAAATAAGATGTCGAAGAAAGGCGTTAGGAATATAAAAGGAGTTTCCATTCCAGTTGAAAAAGAAATATTGGATATTTGTAATTCTGGAGAAGATCAGCTTTATGAATTTAAAAGAGCAGGTGTAGATATGCGTATTTTATCAAAGGAAATTTGTGCCTTTGCTAATACACGCCTTGGTGGTTTAATTTTCTATGGTGTAGAGGACGATGGCGCCATTGGTAATGCAGACATGAGAAGGCAGGTGTTCGATCAACGCTTACAAAATAGTATAAGAAATAATATTTCTCCAGCACTGGCTGTAAAAATCATAGAAAAAGACGTGGTAGGCCATAAAATTTTTTTGATTTGCATCTCTCCCTGGAACCAAAGTGATGTGTATCAGTTTGATGGGCGCGTATACATTAAGCATGGCACTAATGTTTTTGTCGCTAAACCAGAAGAATTAAAAAAACTGCATAGCGGTAAATATGTTGTTTAA
- a CDS encoding radical SAM protein, whose amino-acid sequence MIISITRQCNLRCVGCYSRLLRSEENNRKNELSPDRLRSLLKDASELGISVVFLAGGEPLLRPEILNITAEFPEIVFPLFTNGTLVNEDWGMFLRRHENIIPVLSLEGLPEDTEDRRGRGILAQLDRAISVFRAKKLFWAVSFTVTSLNFSAVANRDFLERLVTLGSRAFFFVEYVPIQEDSEGLVLTEEQKREMIELVAGFRQSVRALFVMLPGDETEFGGCLAAGRGFIHVNADGDVEPCPFAPYSDTDVRDGTLKQALGSKLLAAIREHHQDLKETTGGCALWAQREWVKQLMMEKKQSI is encoded by the coding sequence ATGATCATCAGCATCACACGGCAATGCAACCTGCGCTGCGTCGGCTGTTATTCACGCCTTCTCAGGTCAGAAGAAAACAATAGAAAAAACGAACTCAGCCCTGACCGGTTGCGCTCCCTGCTCAAAGACGCGTCAGAACTTGGTATCTCGGTGGTCTTCTTAGCCGGCGGAGAACCCCTGCTTCGGCCCGAGATCCTGAATATCACGGCCGAATTCCCGGAGATTGTGTTCCCTTTGTTCACGAACGGTACGCTCGTGAATGAAGATTGGGGCATGTTCCTGCGCCGTCATGAAAATATCATCCCGGTACTAAGCCTGGAAGGCCTGCCTGAAGATACTGAGGACCGCCGGGGACGCGGCATCCTGGCGCAGCTCGACCGGGCGATCAGTGTCTTCCGCGCAAAAAAGCTTTTCTGGGCCGTATCGTTCACGGTCACGAGCCTGAACTTTTCGGCGGTCGCGAACCGTGATTTTCTCGAACGGCTCGTTACCCTGGGCAGCCGGGCTTTTTTCTTCGTCGAATACGTGCCGATCCAGGAAGATTCTGAAGGATTGGTCCTGACCGAGGAACAGAAACGGGAAATGATCGAACTTGTCGCGGGATTCAGGCAGAGCGTGCGCGCGCTCTTTGTCATGCTGCCGGGCGACGAGACCGAATTCGGCGGATGCCTGGCTGCCGGCCGGGGATTTATCCATGTTAATGCCGACGGCGATGTGGAACCGTGCCCGTTCGCCCCGTATTCAGACACTGATGTCCGCGATGGTACACTAAAGCAAGCCCTTGGGTCAAAGTTGCTCGCTGCGATTCGCGAGCACCATCAGGATCTGAAGGAAACCACGGGCGGCTGCGCTCTCTGGGCGCAAAGAGAATGGGTAAAGCAGCTGATGATGGAAAAAAAACAGTCTATTTAG
- a CDS encoding secondary thiamine-phosphate synthase enzyme YjbQ, producing the protein MAVFEFTISTTQNEELIDITDEVIELVNKSKISDGIVHVFIPHATAGVILNESADPNIKTDFLKAMEKAIPKRANYLHDHIDQNAAAHIRSAVVGPSLTIPLYKGRVMLGTWQSIMFCEFDGPRHNRRVMVQVMEGK; encoded by the coding sequence ATGGCGGTGTTTGAATTCACCATTTCCACGACCCAGAACGAAGAATTGATCGACATCACCGACGAGGTGATCGAACTGGTCAACAAATCAAAAATTTCCGACGGGATCGTCCACGTCTTTATACCCCATGCCACGGCCGGCGTGATCCTCAATGAAAGCGCCGACCCGAACATCAAGACCGATTTTTTAAAAGCCATGGAAAAAGCCATCCCGAAGCGCGCCAATTATCTTCATGATCATATCGACCAGAACGCGGCCGCCCATATCCGCAGCGCCGTGGTCGGTCCGAGCCTGACCATACCGCTTTACAAGGGAAGAGTAATGCTCGGGACCTGGCAGTCGATCATGTTCTGCGAGTTCGACGGCCCGCGGCACAACCGCCGCGTCATGGTCCAGGTCATGGAAGGCAAATAA
- a CDS encoding pirin family protein: MRKVKTIITAKPTLEGAGVRLKRVFGPGEIPNFDPFLLLDHFGSDDPEDYMKGFPWHPHRGIETITYVIRGEVEHGDSIGNTGVIRSGDIQWMTAGSGIIHQEMPRPYDGNMMGFQLWVSLPRVKKMTKPRYMGITKHEIASASLDGANVNVNVIAGSIRDQKGPVKNLFIDVEYYDVHVSGRFAHITEKRTSFIYVYEGAVNIGDKQVASNNCALLEEQGEILVNGSGRFLLVAGDPLNEPIAWGGPIVMNTKTELRQAFQELDEGTFIKGTVPDKIADNFYR; encoded by the coding sequence ATGAGAAAGGTAAAGACAATCATTACCGCAAAGCCAACGCTTGAAGGGGCGGGAGTAAGGCTCAAGCGGGTATTCGGACCCGGCGAAATCCCGAATTTCGATCCCTTTCTACTGCTGGATCATTTCGGCTCGGATGATCCCGAAGACTACATGAAAGGATTTCCGTGGCATCCCCACCGGGGGATCGAGACGATCACCTACGTGATCAGGGGTGAAGTGGAACACGGCGACAGCATTGGCAATACGGGAGTCATACGTTCCGGCGACATACAGTGGATGACTGCGGGTTCCGGCATAATTCATCAGGAAATGCCCCGGCCATACGACGGTAATATGATGGGGTTTCAGCTCTGGGTGAGTCTACCCCGGGTTAAGAAGATGACCAAGCCAAGATATATGGGTATAACAAAGCATGAGATCGCTTCCGCCTCATTGGATGGCGCGAACGTTAACGTTAACGTCATTGCCGGTTCGATCAGGGACCAGAAAGGTCCGGTAAAAAATCTGTTTATCGATGTCGAATACTACGACGTGCACGTATCCGGGAGGTTCGCCCACATTACGGAAAAGAGAACCTCTTTCATTTACGTTTATGAAGGAGCAGTGAACATCGGGGATAAACAGGTGGCTTCGAATAACTGCGCTCTGCTTGAAGAACAAGGTGAGATCCTGGTGAACGGCAGCGGCAGATTCCTCCTTGTCGCCGGTGATCCCTTGAATGAACCGATCGCCTGGGGAGGCCCGATAGTCATGAATACCAAGACCGAGCTCAGGCAGGCATTTCAGGAGCTTGATGAAGGAACCTTCATAAAAGGAACGGTCCCCGACAAGATCGCCGACAATTTCTACAGATAA
- a CDS encoding TldD/PmbA family protein, giving the protein MFDRLKKALASIPADYADIRYEIKHETRISFDGKELSQVAINTSDGFVLRVLKGGGFASCAFTGEKDLEKAVKRSLDNAKIIGRANAKPTVIAAVPVIKEDRKPNLKEDPRLISLEEKIALTKHYNSIATSHPSIATTSIGYLETVREKYFISSDGAQVREDLVTTSISGMITSSDGTLLQNIRVAVGGSNGFAILRNRDDVFENKKQLVVGLLKAQPVSGGVYNVILNNSMAGVFTHEAFGHFSEADSIEDYPTMRKKMQIGARLGSAIVTITDNPTMPDQLGFYYYDDEGVKAQAVTLLKEGILAGRLHSRRTAAEFDEPANGRCVAEDYRYAPIVRMGTIFIRPGKDSVDELFAKLGDGLYIVDAKGGQTGGEDFTFGAQYGYIVKRGKKSGMIRDINITGNLYQTLQNISAVANDFVLSQTGGCGKGQINIRSCHGGPHILVRDLVVGGH; this is encoded by the coding sequence GTGTTCGACCGGCTTAAAAAAGCTCTAGCGTCCATCCCCGCCGATTACGCCGACATCCGGTATGAGATCAAGCACGAAACGAGGATCTCGTTTGACGGGAAAGAGCTCTCGCAGGTCGCGATAAATACCAGCGACGGGTTCGTGCTCCGTGTTCTCAAGGGCGGCGGGTTCGCGTCGTGCGCATTCACCGGGGAAAAAGACCTGGAAAAAGCCGTAAAAAGAAGCCTTGATAACGCAAAGATTATCGGCCGCGCCAATGCCAAACCGACCGTGATTGCCGCGGTGCCTGTCATTAAAGAAGATCGCAAGCCAAACCTTAAGGAAGACCCGCGCTTGATATCGCTTGAAGAAAAGATCGCTCTGACAAAACACTACAACTCGATCGCCACGAGCCATCCCAGTATCGCGACTACAAGCATCGGTTACCTCGAGACTGTCCGGGAAAAATACTTCATCAGTTCCGACGGCGCGCAGGTCCGCGAAGATCTGGTCACGACCAGCATCAGCGGCATGATAACCAGCAGCGACGGCACGCTCCTGCAGAATATCCGGGTCGCGGTAGGCGGCAGCAACGGTTTCGCCATCCTGCGCAACCGCGACGATGTGTTCGAGAACAAAAAACAGCTCGTGGTAGGACTGCTCAAGGCGCAGCCAGTCTCAGGCGGCGTTTACAACGTTATTTTGAACAACAGCATGGCCGGCGTTTTCACGCACGAGGCATTCGGGCATTTTTCCGAAGCTGACTCGATAGAGGACTACCCGACGATGCGCAAAAAAATGCAGATCGGCGCGCGCCTGGGCAGCGCGATCGTGACGATCACGGATAACCCGACCATGCCGGACCAGCTCGGTTTTTATTATTACGATGACGAGGGCGTTAAGGCGCAGGCAGTGACCTTATTGAAGGAAGGGATCCTCGCCGGACGCCTGCATTCGAGACGGACCGCCGCCGAATTCGACGAGCCGGCTAACGGCCGCTGCGTTGCCGAGGATTACCGCTACGCGCCGATCGTTCGTATGGGCACTATTTTTATCCGACCGGGCAAGGATAGCGTCGATGAACTCTTTGCCAAACTCGGCGATGGCCTGTATATTGTTGACGCCAAGGGAGGACAGACCGGCGGCGAGGATTTTACTTTCGGCGCTCAATACGGTTATATTGTCAAACGTGGCAAGAAAAGCGGCATGATCAGGGACATAAACATCACGGGCAACCTTTACCAGACATTGCAGAATATAAGCGCGGTCGCCAATGACTTTGTCCTGTCTCAGACCGGAGGCTGCGGTAAAGGGCAGATCAATATCCGTTCGTGCCACGGGGGGCCGCATATTTTAGTCCGGGATCTCGTGGTCGGAGGACATTAA
- a CDS encoding helix-turn-helix domain-containing protein encodes MAKSKKNRKSSTNNIRAVTDELKDIKRILILALIKQGIKSKDIAQALNIDPSVITRMVPSRSK; translated from the coding sequence ATGGCTAAATCCAAAAAAAACCGCAAATCTTCAACAAACAACATTCGTGCTGTAACTGATGAACTTAAGGATATAAAGCGTATTTTGATCTTAGCCTTAATTAAACAAGGGATAAAATCAAAAGATATTGCTCAAGCGCTTAATATTGATCCAAGTGTAATCACGCGTATGGTCCCTTCGCGGTCAAAATAA
- a CDS encoding HNH endonuclease — MSNIPDIRLRLKVFEWLKQQLLLFPNTLPRKLLEEGFNVGDTRIPLLGPQGIFKPKVFELPLSITTTPSGPYDDIYKKGDYLYYRYRGNDPNHKDNRGLRQAMTSKTPLIYFVGLKPGQYEVIWPVFIVADDPAKLTFTVAVDNINVFKDMDKNTDAHDFAYDKEDRRAYMTAEVRIRLHQHNFRIHVLDAYGNQCACCKLRHDELLDAAHIIPDPEPEGLPIVSNGIAMCKLHHAAFDNYIIGISPDYRVHVRQDVLDEEDGLMLNYGLQKMDGGSIILPNEKQSYPDKTLLGKRYQIFRNF, encoded by the coding sequence ATGAGTAATATACCAGATATACGATTAAGATTAAAAGTATTCGAATGGCTAAAACAACAGCTTTTGTTGTTTCCAAATACTTTACCGCGTAAATTATTGGAAGAAGGCTTCAATGTAGGTGATACAAGGATTCCTTTGCTGGGACCCCAGGGGATATTTAAGCCGAAAGTATTTGAATTACCATTATCCATAACAACAACACCTTCAGGGCCTTACGATGATATTTATAAAAAGGGGGATTATCTATATTATCGATATCGGGGCAATGATCCTAACCATAAGGATAATCGGGGATTACGACAAGCGATGACTTCAAAAACCCCATTGATTTATTTTGTTGGCTTAAAACCAGGTCAGTACGAGGTAATATGGCCGGTATTTATTGTTGCTGATGATCCCGCAAAATTAACCTTTACAGTCGCGGTGGATAATATTAACGTATTCAAAGATATGGACAAGAATACTGATGCTCATGATTTTGCATATGATAAAGAAGATCGGCGGGCTTATATGACCGCTGAGGTAAGGATAAGACTGCATCAACATAATTTCCGTATTCATGTGTTAGATGCCTATGGAAATCAATGTGCGTGTTGCAAGCTGCGGCATGACGAACTTCTTGATGCAGCGCATATAATTCCCGATCCGGAGCCCGAAGGATTGCCCATTGTTTCAAACGGTATTGCCATGTGCAAACTGCATCATGCGGCCTTTGATAATTATATTATTGGCATATCCCCTGATTATCGTGTTCATGTGAGACAGGATGTTCTAGATGAGGAAGATGGCCTGATGTTAAATTATGGGTTGCAAAAAATGGATGGAGGTAGTATTATTTTACCTAATGAAAAACAATCATATCCAGATAAAACATTATTGGGGAAACGATATCAAATATTTAGAAATTTCTAA